CCACCTCGACGATGCCGACGTTGTCCACCTCGTCGATGGAGATCGTGGCGCCAGATTTCTCCTGAATGCCCTGGATAATCTTTCCGCCCGGGCCGATGACGGCGCCGATGAACTCCTTGCCGATGGTGAAGGTTTCGATGCGCGGAGCGTGCGGTTTAAGCTCGACACGCGGTTCGGGTTGCGCCTCGACGATCTTATTAAGGATGTGCAGGCGTCCCTCCTTGGCTTGTGCCAGGGCGCGCTCGAGGATCTCGTACGAGAGGCCGTCCACCTTGATGTCCATCTGTGTGGCAGTGATGCCGTCGCGCGTGCCGGTCACTTTGAAGTCCATGTCGCCCAGGTGATCCTCATCGCCGAGGATGTCGGAGAGGATGGCGTAGTTCGTTCCCTTGTTTTCGGAGATCAACCCCATGGCGATGCCCGACACCGGTTTGCGGATGGGTACGCCAGCATCCATCAGCGCCAGTGTGCCAGCGCAAACGGTGGCCATCGACGAGGAGCCGTTCGATTCGAGGATGTCAGATACGACGCGCAGCACATACGGGTAATCCTTCGGGATCATGCGCTTGAGGGCGCGGTGAGCCAAGTTGCCGTGACCGATCTCGCGACGGCCTACACCGCGCTGCGACTTGGCCTCGCCGGTGGAGAAGGGCGGGAAGTTGTAATGCAACAGGAAGCGGTCGCGACCCTGATTGAGCACATCGTCCACGATCTTCTCATCGCTCTTCGTGCCCAGCGTGACGGTCGTCAGCGACTGCGTCTCGCCGCGGGTGAAGACGGCCGATCCGTGCGGTCCCGGCAGGTAGTCCGGCTCGATCCATATGGGTCGGATGTCCGTCGTGCGACGGCCGTCGAGGCGCTTGCCTTCGTCAAGGATGGCGCGGCGCATGGCCTCTTTCTCCACGTCGTGATAGTAGCGATCGATGAGGGCTGCCTTTTCCTCCAGCTCTTCCTCGGTGTAGTTCGCCTTAAAGTCCTCCACGATCTTTTCGAAAGCCTCGGCACGCTCCTGCTTGCCCTGTCCGGAGACAGAGATGGCGTACGCCTTGGCGTAAAGCTCATCGTGCACCTTTTGGCGCAGCTCCTCGTCGTTCTCTTCGTGGCAATATTCACGCTTCACCGTCTTGCCGCAGGCAGCTTCGAGCTCCTTTTGCACCAGGCAGTGCTGCTTGATAGCTTCATGGGCCACGCGGATAGCCTCGAGCATTTCAGCCTCCTGCACCTCATCCATTTCGCCTTCCACCATCATAATGTTCTCGTACGTTGCACCCACCATGATGTCAATGTCAGCCTTCTCCAGCTGCTCAAAGGTGGGGTTGATGACAAACCGTCCGTCGATGCGTGCCACGCGCACCTCCGAGATCGGTCCGCCGAAGGGAATGTCGGAGACAGCCAGCGCCGACGATGCTGCCAGTCCAGCCAGTGCATCGGGCATATCGATGCCGTCGGACGAGAGCAGGATGACGTTGACGTACACCTCCGCGTGATAATTGTCCGGGAAGAGGGGGCGCAGTACGCGGTCCACCAAGCGAGACGTCAGAATCTCGTAGTCAGAGGGTTTACCCTCTCTGCGCGTAAAGCCACCGGGGAAGCGCCCGAAGGCTGCATATTTCTCTTTGTAGTCCACCTGAAGGGGCATGAAATCCGTGCCCGGCACCGCATCTTTCGCGGCACACACCGCAGCCAGCAACACCGTGTTGCCCATGCGTACGGTCACGGATCCATCGGCCTGCTTAGCCAATTTCCCCGTTTCGATGGTGATGCTTCGTCCGTCACCCAGATCAATCGTCTTTTGAATCACATTCATCTTGTTCGTTCTTTTTACTATCTTATTTACTTCAAAAAATTGCGCCAAATGTACACTCAAATCGTTCATCAGTGGCTTTCAAGGGATTTGCGAGGGAAGACGTTTGGGCGGGAGCGGAGTTTCGACGAGTTATCGGATATACTAAAAGATCATGTCGTGAATGCCGAATATATCCGCCCGCACACTTACCTGCACACCTTCTCTCATCGTACTTCGCTCATTCGAGCCTCAAAGGAGCCTTAAGGTAGCCGTATGTTTTTCCGCTCGCACCTCCTTCCAACACACCCGTCAAGCTACCCACCGAACCTCCGCGGTCCCCGCTTCGGGGCGGTCACCCCTACTAAAGCGTCCTGCCGGATGAAGAGGCGATCGTGTACTCTCATCCGGCAGGACTCGGTTGTTCTCAGCGACAGGGCTGACGGCTAACGCCGCTTGCTCTCTACCCAGCGGCGGGCATTGACAAAGGCTTGCATCCAGGGCGCGACCTCGTCTTGACGACGGTCGGCGGGGTAATGGGCGCACTGCCAGGGGAAGATCGACCGCTCCGGATGGGGCATCATGGCTAGGTGACGGCCGTCGGCGGAGGTCAGCGCGGCAACGCCCCACTGTGAGCCGTTGGGATTGGCGGGGTAGCTGTCGTAACTGTAACGCGCCGCTATGCGGTAACGCGACTCCTCATAGGGGAAGTCGAAGCGGCCTTCACCGTGGGCGACCCATACGCCGATCCGAGCGCCGGAGAGCGAGCCTAACATGACGGAATCGTTCTGCGGAATGTCGAGCGTGACGAAGCTCGATTCAAACTTGTGTGAGCGGTTGTGGAGCAGGGCGTGACGTTCCGTATGGTCGGGGTAGAGGAGACCGAGGTGGGCCATGAGTTGGCAACCGTTGCAGACGCCGAGGCTGAGCGTGTCCGGGCGGTCGTAGAAGCGGTTGATGGCAGAGCAAGCGCGGTCGTTATGGAGTATGCCTGCCGCCCAGCCCTTGGCGGATCCGAGGACGTCGGAGTTGGAAAAACCGCCGCAGAAGACGGCAAAATCGATGTCGTCGAGTGTCTCGCGGCCCGTGGCGAGGTCGGTCAGGTGGACGTCCTTCACGTCGAACCCGGCCAGATAGAGGGCGTAGGCCATCTCGCGCTCGCCGTTCGTGCCTTTATCGCGGAGGATGGCCGCACGGACGCCGCTCCGTTCGGTGCGGGCGGTGGAGAGTCCGAGGCTGGCGGTCGATCCGACGAATGTGTCAGGGATACGGAAACGCAGCGGCTGCATCTTATACTGTTCGTAACGGGTAGCTGCGCACTCCTCGCCGCTCTGAAGACGGTCGAGCAGGTAGGAGGAGCGATACCAGACGTCTCGCATATAATCGATACCGAAGTGGTAATCGGCGCCGTCCTTCGTGATGAGCAGGTGACGCTCGTCAGTCGGACGGGCCACGCGATAGAACCGCACGCCGGCCTCGCGAAGGATCGCCTCCAGACGGTCGTCTGCGGGCACTTGCAAGAGTACGGCGGGGTTTTCGGAGAAGAGGATCTTGACCAGATCCGGGTCGGGGATGGCGTCCAGATCGACCTCGAGGCCGCCGTCAACGTTAGCGAAACACATCTCCAGTAGGGCGACCAGCATGCCGCCGGCCGATACGTCGTGACCAGCCTGCACCAAACCCGACCCGACGGCCGTCTGCACGGCCCCGAAGGCTCGGCGGAAATAGTCCGTATCCAAAACGTCCGGCACCTCCGACCCCACGCTACCGAGTGATTGCGCGAAGGCCGACCCGCCCAGCCTTAGCTCGCAGCCTGAGAAATCCACATAATAGACGGCCGTCGCTGGGTCGTTCGATAGTACGGGGGAGATGATCCGATGGATGTCACTCACCTCGGCGGCTGCGGAGATGATGACCGTACCCGGCGCCAGTACCTTCTCCTCACCATACTTCTGAGTCATCGAGAGCGAATCCTTGCCGGTCGGGATGTTGATACCGAGGGCACAAGCGAAGTCAGATGCGGCTTCAACAGCATGATAGAGACGTGCGTCCTCGCCAGGGTTGCGGCAGGGCCACATCCAGTTGGCGCTCAGGGAGACGCTACGTAGGCCGTCGGCCAGGTGGGCAAAGACGATGTTGGTCAGCGCTTCGGCAATAGCCAGCCGCGAGCCAGCTGCGGGGTCGACGAGGGCGGCTTGCGGGGCGTGACCGATGGAGGTGGCCATGCCGTGCCTTCCGTGGAAGTCGAGTGCGACGGCACCCAGATCGCTCAGCGGTAGCTGTAACTCGCCCACACACTGCTGTCGGGCCACGCGACCCGTGACGCTCCGGTCTGCTTTGTTCGTCAGCCAGTCCTTGCAGGCTACAGCTTCCATCTGTAAAACGTTCTCCAGATAGGTATGCAGTTCGGATAACCGATAGGTCAGGGCGGGGAACGAGGGCTGGAGGTTGCTGTCCTCCATGATGGTGCGCGGAGGATTGCCGAACATATCTTCCAAGCGGAGGTCGATCGGGCAGGTGCCGTTGCGCTGAGCAAAGACAAACCGCATGTCGCCCGTAGTCTCGCCCACCACATACATCGGTGCGCGCTCCCGTTCGGCGATGCGCCGCACGCGGGCGGTATCCTCATCCTTAATCAACAAGCCCATGCGCTCCTGGCTCTCGTTGCCAATTATCTCGCGGGCGGAGAGGGTCGGATCGCCGACAGGTAGGCTATCCATGTCGATTCGCCCACCGGTGGCCTCCACCAGTTCCGAAAGACAGTTCAGATGACCTCCTGCGCCGTGGTCGTGGATCGATACGATGGGGTTGTCATCCGATTCGGCCAGAGCCCGTATCACGTTTGCAGCACGCTTCTGCATTTCCGGATTGGCTCGCTGCACGGCATTCAGCTCAATACCAGAGGCGTAGCGACCCGTGTCAACCGACGAAACGGCCCCGCCACCCATACCAATGCGGTAATTGTCTCCGCCTAACACGACCACTTTTTCACCTGCCTCGGGCTGCCCCTTCAGGGCGTCGCGCCGATTAGCGAAGCCCATGCCGCCGGCCAGCATGATAACCTTGTCGTAGGCGTAACTGCGACCGTCCGGCGCTTTGTATTCAAACGTCAGCAAGGAGCCACAGATGAGCGGTTGGCCGAACTTGTTACCAAAGTCAGAGGCACCGTTGGAGGCCTTGACTAAGATCTGCGCGGGCGTTTGGTAGAGCCACGAGCGCGGGTCCAAGACGCGCTCCCAAGCGCGATCGGGGTCGGTGCGCGGGTAGGCTGTCATGTAGACGGCTGTACCGGCCAGTGGCAGCGAGGCGCGGCCGCCTCCAAGACGGTCGCGGATCTCCCCCCCGGTGCCGGTAGCGGCTCCGTTGAAGGGTTCGACCGTAGTGGGGAAGTTGTGCGTTTCGGCTTTCAGCGCCAGCACGGTAGGGATGGGCCGCGTGACAAAGAAATCAGGCCCGTCAGCCGAAGCGGGGGCGAACTGCTCTACCGTCGGCCCGGCGTTAAAGGCCACGTTGTCCTTGTAGGCCGAGACGAGACCGTTCGGGTTGACGGACGACGTGCGCTTGATCATTGCAAAGAGGCTATCGGGTTGCTCAACCCCGTCGATGACGAACTTGCCTCCGAAGATCTTGTGGCGGCAGTGCTCAGAGTTGACCTGCGAAAAACCGAACACTTCGCTGTCGGTCAGCTTGCGCCCCAGTCGGTGGCTCAAGTCGTTCAGGTAACGCACCTCGTCGTCGCTGAGGGCCAGACCTTCGCGGCGATTGTAGTCCGCGATGTCGTCGATATAGACGATGGGTTCGGGCTGCCGATCGGTGGTGAAGAGGCG
The sequence above is drawn from the Tannerella serpentiformis genome and encodes:
- the pnp gene encoding polyribonucleotide nucleotidyltransferase, with the protein product MNVIQKTIDLGDGRSITIETGKLAKQADGSVTVRMGNTVLLAAVCAAKDAVPGTDFMPLQVDYKEKYAAFGRFPGGFTRREGKPSDYEILTSRLVDRVLRPLFPDNYHAEVYVNVILLSSDGIDMPDALAGLAASSALAVSDIPFGGPISEVRVARIDGRFVINPTFEQLEKADIDIMVGATYENIMMVEGEMDEVQEAEMLEAIRVAHEAIKQHCLVQKELEAACGKTVKREYCHEENDEELRQKVHDELYAKAYAISVSGQGKQERAEAFEKIVEDFKANYTEEELEEKAALIDRYYHDVEKEAMRRAILDEGKRLDGRRTTDIRPIWIEPDYLPGPHGSAVFTRGETQSLTTVTLGTKSDEKIVDDVLNQGRDRFLLHYNFPPFSTGEAKSQRGVGRREIGHGNLAHRALKRMIPKDYPYVLRVVSDILESNGSSSMATVCAGTLALMDAGVPIRKPVSGIAMGLISENKGTNYAILSDILGDEDHLGDMDFKVTGTRDGITATQMDIKVDGLSYEILERALAQAKEGRLHILNKIVEAQPEPRVELKPHAPRIETFTIGKEFIGAVIGPGGKIIQGIQEKSGATISIDEVDNVGIVEVAATNKESIDAALRAIRAIVAVPEVGETYEGKISSIMPYGAFVEFMPGKDGLLHISEIDWKRLETVEEAGLKEGDRVVVKLVDIDPKTGKFKLSRRALMPKPEGYTEPAARGSRPPRQGGNGGGRR
- the purL gene encoding phosphoribosylformylglycinamidine synthase, coding for MIQFFHLPAGTVYAVEVDHALTEDERAPLSWLFGQAAAVDSPEIEGRFVGPRREMITPWSTNAVEITQNMGLKGISRIEEYLPATDQADCDPMLQRLYDRLDQRLFTTDRQPEPIVYIDDIADYNRREGLALSDDEVRYLNDLSHRLGRKLTDSEVFGFSQVNSEHCRHKIFGGKFVIDGVEQPDSLFAMIKRTSSVNPNGLVSAYKDNVAFNAGPTVEQFAPASADGPDFFVTRPIPTVLALKAETHNFPTTVEPFNGAATGTGGEIRDRLGGGRASLPLAGTAVYMTAYPRTDPDRAWERVLDPRSWLYQTPAQILVKASNGASDFGNKFGQPLICGSLLTFEYKAPDGRSYAYDKVIMLAGGMGFANRRDALKGQPEAGEKVVVLGGDNYRIGMGGGAVSSVDTGRYASGIELNAVQRANPEMQKRAANVIRALAESDDNPIVSIHDHGAGGHLNCLSELVEATGGRIDMDSLPVGDPTLSAREIIGNESQERMGLLIKDEDTARVRRIAERERAPMYVVGETTGDMRFVFAQRNGTCPIDLRLEDMFGNPPRTIMEDSNLQPSFPALTYRLSELHTYLENVLQMEAVACKDWLTNKADRSVTGRVARQQCVGELQLPLSDLGAVALDFHGRHGMATSIGHAPQAALVDPAAGSRLAIAEALTNIVFAHLADGLRSVSLSANWMWPCRNPGEDARLYHAVEAASDFACALGINIPTGKDSLSMTQKYGEEKVLAPGTVIISAAAEVSDIHRIISPVLSNDPATAVYYVDFSGCELRLGGSAFAQSLGSVGSEVPDVLDTDYFRRAFGAVQTAVGSGLVQAGHDVSAGGMLVALLEMCFANVDGGLEVDLDAIPDPDLVKILFSENPAVLLQVPADDRLEAILREAGVRFYRVARPTDERHLLITKDGADYHFGIDYMRDVWYRSSYLLDRLQSGEECAATRYEQYKMQPLRFRIPDTFVGSTASLGLSTARTERSGVRAAILRDKGTNGEREMAYALYLAGFDVKDVHLTDLATGRETLDDIDFAVFCGGFSNSDVLGSAKGWAAGILHNDRACSAINRFYDRPDTLSLGVCNGCQLMAHLGLLYPDHTERHALLHNRSHKFESSFVTLDIPQNDSVMLGSLSGARIGVWVAHGEGRFDFPYEESRYRIAARYSYDSYPANPNGSQWGVAALTSADGRHLAMMPHPERSIFPWQCAHYPADRRQDEVAPWMQAFVNARRWVESKRR